The Acidobacteriota bacterium genome includes a region encoding these proteins:
- the fusA gene encoding elongation factor G — MSTATARNVPLEKTRNIGIMAHIDAGKTTTTERVLYYTGVNYKIGEVHEGTATMDWMEQEQERGITITSAATSCTWQDHRINIIDTPGHVDFTAEVERSLRVLDGAVAVFDAVAGVEPQSETVWRQADRYGVPRIAFVNKMDRVGADFDRCVRMMRERLGATPVVLQLPLGREDAFAGVIDLVEMSSYIYEDESLGAQFTITDIPEEYADLALAAREAMVEAVAETDEELLEKYLSGAEVTSDELRAALRRATVANSLQPVFCGSAFRNKGVQPLLDAVLDYLPSPLDVPMIEGIVEGDERAARAPSDDAPFSALVFKIMTDPFVGQLAYLRVYSGRIETGQSVLNANRGGKERVGRLLKMHANKREEVKRVWCGDIVAAVGLRNVTTGDTICEPSAPIVLESMDFPEPVLSVSIEPKTKADQEKLGLALEKLMREDPTFRVHTDPDTAQTLISGMGELHLDIITDRLIREFRVGANVGRPQVAYRETITLESAGEGRFVRQSGGRGQYGHCLLRVRPIGGEGMEFEDVSKGGVIPREFIRSIERGISEALESGPLAGYPVTGIAVEVYDGSSHEVDSSEVAFKIAGSMAWRDAARDAGPVLLEPVMAVEITTPEEYMGDVIGDISSRRGKVLGMEMHGRTQIVNARVPLAEMFGYATDLRSATQGRANYSMQFESYEPTPRTVSEEVVARATG; from the coding sequence ATGTCCACCGCCACCGCCAGAAACGTCCCGTTGGAGAAGACCCGGAACATCGGGATCATGGCGCACATCGACGCGGGCAAGACGACCACGACCGAGCGCGTCCTCTACTACACCGGCGTGAACTACAAGATCGGCGAGGTGCACGAAGGCACAGCGACGATGGACTGGATGGAGCAGGAGCAGGAGCGCGGGATCACGATCACGTCGGCCGCCACGAGCTGCACCTGGCAGGACCACCGGATCAACATCATCGACACCCCCGGCCACGTCGACTTCACCGCCGAGGTCGAGCGTTCGCTGCGCGTGCTCGACGGCGCCGTCGCGGTGTTCGACGCGGTCGCCGGCGTCGAGCCGCAGAGCGAGACGGTGTGGCGGCAGGCGGACCGTTACGGCGTGCCGCGGATCGCCTTCGTCAACAAGATGGACCGGGTCGGCGCGGATTTCGACCGCTGCGTCCGGATGATGCGCGAACGGCTCGGCGCTACGCCCGTCGTTCTGCAGTTGCCGCTCGGCCGCGAGGACGCCTTTGCCGGGGTCATTGATCTGGTCGAGATGTCGTCCTACATCTACGAGGACGAGAGCCTGGGAGCGCAGTTCACGATCACGGACATTCCCGAGGAGTACGCCGACCTGGCGCTGGCGGCTCGCGAGGCGATGGTCGAGGCCGTGGCGGAGACGGACGAGGAACTGCTCGAGAAGTACCTCTCCGGAGCCGAAGTCACGAGCGACGAACTGCGGGCGGCGCTGCGCCGGGCTACGGTGGCCAACAGCCTGCAGCCGGTGTTCTGCGGATCCGCGTTTCGCAACAAGGGCGTACAGCCGCTGCTCGACGCGGTCCTCGACTACCTGCCGTCACCGCTCGACGTGCCGATGATCGAGGGGATCGTCGAGGGCGACGAGCGCGCTGCCCGCGCGCCGTCGGACGACGCGCCCTTCAGCGCCCTCGTGTTCAAGATCATGACCGACCCGTTCGTCGGCCAGCTCGCCTACCTGCGCGTCTACTCTGGCCGGATCGAGACGGGGCAATCGGTGCTGAACGCGAACCGCGGCGGCAAGGAGCGCGTGGGCCGGCTGCTCAAGATGCACGCGAACAAGCGCGAGGAGGTCAAGCGGGTCTGGTGCGGCGACATCGTTGCCGCGGTCGGTCTCCGCAACGTGACGACGGGCGACACGATCTGCGAGCCTTCGGCGCCCATCGTGCTCGAGTCGATGGACTTTCCCGAGCCCGTCCTGTCCGTCTCGATCGAGCCGAAGACGAAGGCGGACCAGGAGAAGCTCGGTCTCGCGCTCGAGAAGCTGATGCGCGAAGACCCGACGTTCCGGGTCCACACGGATCCGGACACCGCCCAGACGCTGATCTCGGGAATGGGCGAACTCCACCTTGACATCATCACGGACCGGCTGATCCGGGAGTTCCGCGTCGGCGCGAACGTCGGCCGCCCCCAGGTGGCCTATCGCGAGACGATCACCCTGGAATCCGCCGGCGAAGGGCGCTTCGTGCGCCAGTCCGGCGGCCGGGGCCAGTACGGTCACTGCCTCCTGCGGGTGCGGCCGATCGGAGGCGAGGGAATGGAGTTCGAGGACGTGAGCAAGGGCGGCGTGATTCCCAGGGAGTTCATCCGGTCGATCGAACGGGGCATCTCCGAGGCGCTCGAATCGGGTCCGCTCGCCGGCTATCCGGTCACGGGGATCGCCGTCGAGGTCTACGACGGCAGCTCCCACGAGGTCGATTCGTCCGAGGTCGCGTTCAAGATCGCCGGTTCGATGGCCTGGCGCGACGCCGCCAGGGACGCCGGTCCGGTGCTGCTGGAGCCAGTGATGGCGGTCGAGATCACGACGCCCGAGGAGTACATGGGCGACGTGATCGGGGACATCAGCTCGCGCCGGGGC
- the rpsG gene encoding 30S ribosomal protein S7 — MPRRREVPKRQILPDPLYHSQLVSKFVNVLMKDGKKSVAERILYDALTTIKERTGEEDPVTVFQKAIDNVKPAVEVKSRRVGGSTYQVPMEVRPARKLALAMRWLIQAAKGRSEKTMRLRLAGELLDAAENRGVAIKRKEDTHRMAEANRAFSHYRW; from the coding sequence ATGCCTCGACGCCGTGAAGTCCCGAAGCGACAGATACTCCCCGACCCGCTGTACCACTCGCAGTTGGTCAGCAAGTTCGTCAACGTCCTGATGAAGGACGGCAAGAAGTCGGTCGCCGAACGCATCCTCTACGACGCCCTGACCACGATCAAGGAGCGGACCGGGGAGGAGGATCCGGTCACGGTCTTCCAGAAGGCGATCGACAACGTGAAGCCCGCGGTCGAGGTCAAGTCGCGGCGTGTCGGCGGTTCGACGTACCAGGTGCCGATGGAAGTGCGGCCCGCGCGCAAGCTCGCCCTGGCCATGCGGTGGCTGATTCAGGCGGCGAAGGGTCGGAGTGAGAAGACGATGAGACTGCGGTTGGCCGGCGAGCTGCTCGACGCCGCCGAGAACCGCGGAGTTGCGATCAAGAGGAAAGAGGACACCCACCGGATGGCAGAAGCGAACAGGGCTTTCTCCCACTACCGCTGGTAG
- the rpsL gene encoding 30S ribosomal protein S12: protein MPTIRQLVRKGRQRQVAKTKSPALQASPQRRGVCVRVYTQTPKKPNSALRKVARVRLTNGIEVTTYIPGVGHNLQEHSIVLIRGGRVKDLPGVRYHVIRGTLDAVGVDDRRRGRSKYGAKRPKA from the coding sequence ATGCCCACCATCCGTCAACTGGTCCGAAAGGGCCGCCAACGCCAGGTCGCGAAGACCAAGAGCCCGGCGCTCCAGGCCTCGCCGCAGAGGCGGGGAGTGTGCGTTCGCGTGTACACGCAGACGCCCAAGAAGCCGAACTCGGCGTTGCGCAAGGTGGCGCGCGTGCGTCTAACGAACGGCATCGAGGTCACGACCTACATTCCGGGCGTCGGGCACAACCTCCAGGAGCACTCCATCGTGCTCATTCGCGGAGGCCGGGTGAAGGATCTGCCCGGTGTCCGCTACCACGTCATTCGCGGCACCCTGGACGCGGTCGGCGTCGACGATCGTCGGCGGGGACGCTCCAAGTACGGCGCCAAGCGCCCCAAGGCCTGA
- the rpoC gene encoding DNA-directed RNA polymerase subunit beta' encodes MQPLSSFEKTQSAKDFNAIKIALASPEKIRSWSYGEVTKAETINYRTFKPERDGLFCAKIFGPMTDWECLCGKYKRMKHRGVVCDKCGVEVTRSRVRRERMGHIELASPASHVWFFKGLPSRIGHLLDLSLRNLERILYFESYVVIDPGDTDLEDNELVSEERYRDLREEYGPDGFDARMGAEAIKELLARIDIDELAEELRIVMRSDTSQIRRLKAAKRLKVVNAFRRSGHRPEWMILDVIPVIPPELRPLVPLDGGRFATSDLNDLYRRVINRNNRLKKLLELRAPEVIVRNEKRMLQEAVDALFDNGRRGRVLKGSNNRPLKSLSDTLKGKQGRFRQNLLGKRVDYSGRSVIVVGPDLRLNECGLPKKMALELFKPFIYSWLEEREYVGTIKAAKEMVEREEEVVWDALDDVIRDHPVLLNRAPTLHRLGIQAFQPVLIEGKAIQIHPLVCAAFNADFDGDQMAVHVPLSPKAQIESHVLMQASNNILSPAHGRPLAVPSQDLVLGGYYLTMPRPGALGEGRTFASVDEVLFALEDAVVETQTPIRLRLSGPYVDLGAQHDTQDIVHAELQQLDGEVVETTVGRVILNDHLPNELPFINGLLRKRGLQDLVGYCYIRHGADLAVRMLDEIKEITFQYATRAGISFGVDDMVVPSTKEKLIEEARGEVLEIEKQRSAGVITAGERKNKIIDIWHRVTENVSSEMFREMKDVEAERGEFNPINLMADSGARGSREQVRQLAGMRGLMSKPSGEVIETPIHANFREGLSVLQYFISTHGARKGLADTALKTADSGYLTRRLVDVAQDVIVTEEDCGTIDGIVVGAIMEGGDTLEPLRDRLVGRVSQEDIFDPMTGDQLLSVGDGITERMANNLQAAGIERVKIRSVLTCETRRGVCAACYGRNLATGRSVNLGEAVGVIAAQSIGEPGTQLTMRTFHFGGTASRVSEQSRHAARNKGWVKLIQVATVDSREGALVVVNRNGKLVLVDEAGRELERHPLTYGSHLLVRENQEVEPGTDLVEWDPFTSAILSEVGGRVEFHDIVDGENVREETDKVTGLTERIIVEASQSEKRAPALKVLDATGARSYSLPVGAHLVVNDGAEVHPGDTLAKIPRETTKTKDITGGLPRVQELFEARKPRGEAAVIADIDGVVRLGKEFVKGNRVITVENEAGEAQEYTVARNVHVNVQDGEFVSAGDVLVGETMNIDPRDILRVKGERELQRYLVDKIQEVYRSQSVAINDKHIEVIVRQMMRSVEIEEVGDTDFLIDEQVDRWRFKEENERVTAAGGTPAIGRPLLLGITKASLSTESFISAASFQETTRVLTEAAISGRVDHLRGLKENVIVGRVIPAGTGMDHYHDFHIEDVVYPTPELVADDLYNYDYPEEFIRTMPQVLSEGDN; translated from the coding sequence GTGCAACCACTGTCCAGTTTCGAGAAGACGCAGTCGGCCAAGGACTTCAACGCGATCAAGATCGCGCTGGCTTCACCGGAGAAGATCCGCTCCTGGAGCTACGGAGAGGTCACGAAGGCCGAGACGATCAACTACCGCACGTTCAAGCCGGAGCGGGACGGCCTCTTCTGCGCGAAGATCTTCGGGCCGATGACGGACTGGGAATGTCTGTGCGGCAAGTACAAGCGGATGAAGCACCGCGGCGTCGTCTGCGACAAGTGCGGCGTCGAGGTCACGCGCTCGCGGGTTCGGCGGGAGCGCATGGGCCACATCGAGCTGGCCAGTCCGGCCAGCCACGTCTGGTTCTTCAAGGGGTTGCCCAGCCGCATCGGCCATCTGCTCGACCTGAGTCTGCGCAACCTCGAGCGCATCCTCTACTTCGAGAGCTACGTGGTCATCGATCCCGGCGACACGGACCTCGAAGACAACGAGCTCGTCTCCGAGGAGCGCTACCGCGACCTGCGCGAGGAGTACGGCCCGGACGGCTTCGACGCCCGGATGGGTGCCGAGGCGATCAAGGAACTTCTGGCCCGCATCGACATCGATGAACTGGCCGAGGAACTCCGGATCGTCATGCGCTCCGACACCAGCCAGATCCGCCGTCTGAAGGCGGCCAAGCGGCTCAAGGTGGTCAACGCCTTCAGGCGCAGCGGCCACCGTCCGGAGTGGATGATCCTGGACGTGATTCCGGTCATTCCGCCCGAGCTGCGGCCGCTGGTACCGCTGGACGGCGGACGCTTCGCGACGAGCGATCTGAACGACCTCTACCGGCGCGTCATCAACCGGAACAACCGGCTCAAGAAGTTGCTCGAGCTGCGCGCGCCGGAGGTCATCGTCCGCAACGAGAAGCGGATGCTGCAGGAGGCCGTCGACGCCCTGTTCGACAACGGCCGACGCGGCCGGGTCCTCAAGGGTTCGAACAACCGTCCGCTCAAGTCCCTGTCCGACACCCTGAAGGGCAAGCAGGGCCGCTTCCGCCAGAACCTGCTCGGCAAGCGCGTCGACTACTCGGGGCGCTCGGTGATCGTGGTTGGTCCCGACCTGAGGCTGAACGAGTGCGGACTCCCCAAGAAGATGGCGCTCGAACTGTTCAAGCCGTTCATCTACAGCTGGCTGGAAGAGCGCGAGTACGTCGGCACGATCAAGGCCGCCAAGGAGATGGTCGAGCGGGAGGAGGAGGTTGTCTGGGACGCTTTGGACGACGTGATCCGCGATCATCCCGTGCTCCTGAACCGCGCGCCCACGCTTCACCGTCTGGGCATCCAGGCGTTTCAGCCGGTCCTGATCGAGGGCAAGGCGATCCAGATTCACCCCCTGGTCTGCGCCGCGTTCAACGCGGACTTCGACGGCGACCAGATGGCGGTTCACGTGCCCCTCTCGCCCAAGGCCCAGATCGAGAGCCATGTGCTGATGCAGGCCTCGAACAACATCCTGAGTCCGGCCCACGGCCGGCCGCTGGCGGTGCCCAGTCAGGATCTGGTTCTGGGCGGCTATTACCTGACCATGCCCCGGCCGGGCGCGCTCGGCGAGGGGCGGACCTTCGCCAGCGTCGACGAGGTCCTGTTCGCGCTCGAGGACGCGGTGGTCGAGACGCAGACACCGATTCGTCTGCGTTTGAGCGGCCCGTATGTCGATCTCGGAGCGCAGCACGACACGCAGGACATCGTCCACGCGGAGCTGCAGCAGCTCGACGGCGAGGTGGTCGAAACCACCGTCGGCCGGGTCATCCTGAACGATCACCTGCCGAACGAGTTGCCGTTCATCAACGGTCTGCTGCGCAAGCGCGGCCTCCAGGATCTGGTCGGCTACTGCTACATCCGCCACGGTGCCGACCTGGCGGTCAGGATGCTTGACGAGATCAAGGAGATCACCTTCCAGTACGCGACCCGGGCCGGCATCTCCTTCGGCGTCGACGACATGGTCGTGCCGTCGACGAAGGAGAAGCTGATCGAGGAAGCGCGCGGCGAGGTGCTGGAGATCGAGAAGCAGCGCAGCGCGGGCGTCATCACCGCTGGTGAGCGCAAGAACAAGATCATCGATATCTGGCATCGGGTCACGGAGAACGTCTCGAGCGAGATGTTCCGCGAGATGAAGGACGTCGAGGCCGAACGGGGCGAGTTCAACCCGATCAACCTGATGGCCGACTCGGGCGCCCGAGGTTCCCGTGAGCAGGTTCGGCAGTTGGCGGGCATGCGCGGCCTGATGTCCAAGCCGTCGGGCGAGGTGATCGAGACCCCGATTCACGCGAACTTCCGCGAGGGCCTGTCCGTCCTGCAGTACTTCATTTCGACCCATGGCGCCCGCAAGGGTTTGGCCGACACGGCGCTCAAGACCGCCGATTCGGGCTACCTGACGCGCCGCCTGGTCGATGTCGCCCAGGACGTGATCGTCACCGAGGAGGACTGCGGCACGATCGACGGAATCGTCGTCGGTGCGATCATGGAAGGCGGAGACACCCTCGAACCGCTGCGCGACCGCCTGGTCGGACGTGTCAGCCAGGAGGACATCTTCGATCCGATGACCGGCGACCAGCTCCTCTCGGTCGGCGACGGGATCACCGAGAGGATGGCGAACAACCTCCAGGCGGCGGGTATCGAGCGGGTGAAGATCCGCTCGGTGCTGACCTGCGAGACCCGCCGCGGCGTCTGCGCCGCGTGCTACGGCCGCAACCTGGCGACTGGCCGCAGCGTCAACCTCGGCGAAGCCGTCGGCGTCATCGCCGCCCAGTCGATCGGCGAGCCCGGCACGCAGTTGACGATGCGCACGTTCCACTTCGGCGGCACCGCCAGCCGCGTTTCGGAACAGTCCCGGCACGCGGCGCGGAACAAGGGCTGGGTCAAGCTCATCCAGGTCGCCACGGTCGACAGCCGCGAAGGCGCCCTGGTCGTCGTCAACCGGAACGGCAAGCTGGTTCTGGTCGACGAGGCGGGCCGTGAACTCGAGCGCCACCCGCTGACCTACGGCTCCCACCTTCTCGTGCGCGAGAACCAGGAAGTCGAGCCGGGAACCGACCTGGTCGAGTGGGATCCGTTCACCTCCGCCATCCTCTCCGAGGTCGGGGGACGCGTGGAGTTCCACGACATCGTGGACGGCGAGAACGTTCGCGAAGAGACGGACAAGGTAACCGGACTGACCGAACGGATCATCGTCGAGGCGTCGCAGAGCGAGAAGCGGGCTCCTGCGCTGAAGGTTCTTGATGCGACCGGAGCGAGGAGCTACTCGCTGCCGGTGGGAGCGCATCTCGTGGTCAACGACGGCGCCGAGGTCCATCCCGGCGACACGCTGGCGAAGATCCCGCGGGAAACGACCAAGACCAAGGACATCACCGGCGGTCTTCCGCGGGTCCAGGAGCTCTTCGAGGCCCGCAAGCCGCGGGGCGAGGCGGCGGTCATCGCCGACATCGACGGCGTCGTCCGTTTGGGCAAGGAGTTCGTGAAGGGGAACCGCGTCATCACCGTCGAGAACGAGGCGGGCGAGGCCCAGGAGTACACGGTCGCCCGCAACGTCCACGTCAACGTGCAGGACGGCGAGTTCGTCAGTGCCGGGGACGTTCTCGTCGGAGAGACGATGAACATCGACCCGCGCGACATCCTCAGGGTCAAGGGCGAGCGGGAGCTCCAGCGTTACCTGGTCGACAAGATCCAGGAGGTCTATCGTTCCCAGAGCGTGGCGATCAACGACAAGCACATCGAGGTGATCGTGCGCCAGATGATGCGCTCGGTCGAGATCGAGGAGGTCGGCGACACGGACTTCCTGATCGATGAGCAGGTCGATCGCTGGCGATTCAAGGAGGAGAACGAACGGGTGACCGCGGCGGGGGGCACTCCGGCGATCGGCCGGCCGCTGCTGCTCGGGATCACCAAGGCTTCGCTGTCCACCGAGAGCTTCATCTCGGCCGCCAGCTTCCAGGAGACCACGCGGGTGCTGACCGAGGCCGCGATCAGCGGCAGGGTGGATCATCTGCGCGGACTGAAGGAGAACGTGATCGTCGGGCGGGTGATCCCGGCCGGTACCGGCATGGACCACTACCACGACTTCCACATCGAGGACGTGGTGTATCCGACGCCGGAACTGGTGGCCGACGACCTGTACAACTACGACTACCCGGAGGAGTTCATCCGCACGATGCCGCAGGTGCTGAGCGAAGGCGACAACTAA
- the rpoB gene encoding DNA-directed RNA polymerase subunit beta: MTDISVAQNGHRNGNGNGRIDFSTIETTLAIPDLIGVQRRSYDRFLQMSLLPEERENHGLQAVFTGIFPFWDFRETCSLDFVSYSIGDWQCRCGDLKGLEYLRMSCTNCGAKIMTDHPLEDSVGCPSCGAVNANRVTKCDTCGGPVELQLKYSMPECRERGMTYAVPLKVTFRLFVYDKDPETGQRMMRDAKEEEVYFGEIPLMTDTGTFIINGTERVIVSQLHRSPGVFFTRDKRVYLAKIIPYRGSWVEFEYDQKDILSVRIDRKRKFYGTVFLRALGLETNEQILRQFYTALPLTIEGGGVYRLGIGPEVLERERLRERSSRGVRHRYSVFAGLTLDETAIERLDAGDNIEAEVGPQELEPAFLIADVIDADTGEVLLEANEPIPEDLDERLDGRNHSELEVFFPDWELCGATISNTLAKDTTQDTKEAQIEIYRRMRPGDPPTHESARSLFYGMFFDAKRYDFSRVGRFKFNIKLETEVPVDQKTLSAEDFYRVIEYLLQLQKDVGRVDDIDNLGNRRVRAVGELLENQFRVGLVRMERAIKEKMSVHQDIDSAMPHDLINSKPVIAAIKEFFGSSQLSQFMDQTNPLSEVTHKRRLSALGPGGLSRERAGFEVRDVHASHYGRICPIETPEGPNIGLISSLATYAQINDYGFIQSPYKKVEGGRVIDHFKVIKPGDGTFALGQIVSADELTAENNRLKRNKKRQVEAEPQAFYLTAWEEEKYIIAQANAKIDDRGFLENERPVARARGDFVTVDRERVDYMDISPKQLVSVAAALIPFLENDDANRALMGSNMQRQAVPLLRSDSPIVGTGLEGIVARNSGAVVLCQRAGVVDSVDADRVIVRVEGADPETGEPREFGADIYQLTKFRRSNQNTCVHQKPIVEEGQRVARGDVLADGASTEEGELALGRNVLVAFMPWRGYNFEDAILVSERLVRDDAYTSIHIEEFEIEARDTKLGPEEITRDIPNVSEAALADLDESGVIRIGASVKAGDILVGKVTPKGETQLTPEEKLLRAIFGEKAGDVRDASLKAPPGIEGTVVEVKIFARKGVEKDERALEIEEQEVGRLEKNIRDQTRIMHEERNKKIADLLVGLKPTAGVKDRDGEGLLKRGEKIEYEHLERLTRREILALPLRQEDLLKEVSEIYEHTDSYIEVMHRVNEEKIKLLQKGDELPPGFIKLVKVFVAMKRKLQVGDKMAGRHGNKGVISRILPEEDMPYLPDGTPVEIVLNPLGVPSRMNVGQILETHLGWAGKSLGVKFATPVFDGIQESRLKELLDEAELPSSGKTTLHDGVTGDAFEQKVTVGYIYMLKLSHLVDDKIHARSIGPYSLITQQPLGGKAQFGGQRFGEMEVWALQAYGAAYTLQELLTVKSDDVEGRSRAYEALVKGDVPEDPGLPESFNVLVRELQSLCLDVELMKV, translated from the coding sequence GACAGCGTCGGCTGCCCGAGCTGCGGCGCGGTCAACGCGAACCGGGTGACCAAGTGCGACACCTGTGGCGGGCCGGTCGAGCTGCAGCTCAAGTACTCGATGCCGGAGTGCCGGGAACGGGGCATGACCTACGCGGTGCCGCTCAAGGTCACGTTCCGGCTCTTCGTCTACGACAAGGACCCGGAAACCGGCCAGCGGATGATGCGGGACGCCAAGGAGGAAGAGGTCTACTTCGGCGAGATCCCGCTGATGACCGACACCGGCACCTTCATCATCAACGGTACCGAGCGGGTGATCGTGAGCCAGTTGCACCGCAGTCCCGGCGTCTTCTTCACCCGCGACAAGCGCGTCTACCTGGCGAAGATCATCCCCTATCGCGGCTCCTGGGTCGAGTTCGAGTACGACCAGAAGGACATCCTCTCGGTCCGGATCGATCGCAAACGGAAGTTCTACGGCACCGTGTTCCTTCGCGCCCTGGGCCTGGAGACGAACGAGCAGATTCTCCGCCAGTTCTACACCGCGCTACCGCTGACGATCGAGGGCGGCGGCGTGTACCGCCTCGGCATCGGACCCGAGGTGCTGGAGCGCGAACGCCTGCGCGAACGCTCGAGCCGGGGCGTGCGTCACCGATACAGCGTCTTCGCCGGTCTGACACTGGACGAGACGGCGATCGAGCGGCTCGACGCCGGCGACAACATCGAGGCCGAGGTCGGCCCGCAGGAGCTCGAGCCGGCCTTCCTGATCGCCGACGTGATCGACGCGGACACCGGCGAGGTGCTGCTCGAGGCGAACGAGCCGATTCCCGAGGATCTCGACGAACGGCTCGACGGACGCAACCACAGCGAACTCGAGGTGTTCTTCCCCGACTGGGAGCTATGCGGCGCCACGATCTCGAACACCCTGGCCAAGGACACGACCCAGGACACCAAGGAAGCGCAGATCGAGATCTACCGGCGGATGCGTCCCGGCGACCCGCCGACCCACGAGAGCGCCCGTTCGCTGTTCTACGGGATGTTCTTCGACGCCAAGAGGTACGACTTCTCCCGGGTGGGCCGCTTCAAGTTCAACATCAAGCTCGAGACGGAAGTGCCGGTCGACCAGAAGACCCTCTCCGCGGAGGACTTCTACCGGGTGATCGAGTACCTCCTGCAGTTGCAGAAGGACGTGGGCCGGGTCGACGACATCGACAACCTGGGCAATCGCCGGGTGCGCGCGGTCGGCGAGCTGCTCGAGAACCAGTTCCGGGTCGGTCTGGTGCGCATGGAGCGGGCGATCAAGGAGAAGATGTCCGTGCACCAGGACATCGACTCGGCGATGCCGCACGACCTGATCAACTCCAAACCGGTCATCGCGGCGATCAAGGAGTTCTTCGGTTCGTCCCAGCTCTCGCAGTTCATGGATCAGACGAACCCGCTGTCCGAGGTCACCCACAAGCGGCGGCTGTCCGCGCTTGGCCCGGGCGGACTGTCACGCGAGCGCGCGGGCTTCGAGGTCCGCGACGTGCACGCCTCGCACTACGGCCGTATCTGTCCCATCGAGACTCCCGAGGGGCCGAACATCGGCCTCATCTCCTCGCTGGCGACCTACGCCCAGATCAACGATTACGGCTTCATCCAGAGCCCCTACAAGAAGGTGGAGGGCGGCCGGGTCATCGACCATTTCAAGGTGATCAAGCCCGGCGACGGCACGTTCGCCCTAGGCCAGATCGTCTCGGCCGACGAACTCACGGCGGAGAACAACCGCCTGAAGCGGAACAAGAAGCGGCAGGTGGAAGCCGAGCCGCAGGCCTTCTACCTCACTGCCTGGGAGGAAGAGAAGTACATCATCGCCCAGGCCAACGCCAAGATCGACGACAGGGGCTTCCTCGAGAACGAGCGGCCGGTGGCGCGTGCCCGCGGGGACTTCGTGACGGTCGACCGGGAACGCGTCGACTACATGGACATCAGTCCGAAGCAGCTCGTCAGCGTGGCGGCGGCCCTGATTCCGTTCCTCGAGAACGACGACGCCAACCGCGCTCTGATGGGTTCGAACATGCAGCGCCAGGCGGTACCCCTGCTGCGCTCGGATTCGCCGATCGTCGGCACCGGGCTCGAGGGGATCGTCGCCCGGAACTCGGGTGCCGTGGTGCTGTGCCAGCGTGCCGGCGTCGTCGATTCCGTGGACGCCGACCGGGTGATCGTCCGGGTCGAGGGCGCGGATCCGGAGACCGGCGAGCCGCGTGAGTTCGGCGCCGACATCTACCAGTTGACCAAGTTCCGCCGATCGAACCAGAACACCTGCGTCCACCAGAAGCCGATCGTCGAGGAGGGCCAGCGGGTGGCCCGGGGCGACGTCCTGGCCGACGGCGCCTCGACTGAAGAAGGCGAACTGGCCCTGGGGCGCAACGTTCTGGTCGCCTTCATGCCCTGGCGCGGGTACAACTTCGAGGACGCGATCCTGGTTTCCGAGCGCCTGGTGCGGGACGACGCCTACACTTCGATCCACATCGAGGAGTTCGAGATCGAGGCCCGCGACACCAAGCTGGGGCCCGAGGAGATCACCCGGGACATCCCCAACGTCTCGGAGGCGGCGCTCGCCGATCTCGACGAGAGCGGCGTCATCCGGATCGGCGCCTCGGTCAAGGCCGGCGACATCCTGGTCGGCAAGGTCACGCCGAAGGGCGAGACCCAGCTCACCCCGGAGGAGAAGCTGCTGCGCGCGATCTTCGGCGAGAAGGCCGGCGACGTGCGGGACGCAAGCCTGAAGGCGCCTCCGGGCATCGAGGGCACCGTGGTTGAAGTCAAGATCTTCGCCCGCAAGGGTGTCGAGAAGGACGAGCGGGCGTTAGAGATCGAGGAGCAGGAGGTCGGCCGGCTGGAGAAGAACATCCGCGACCAGACGCGCATCATGCACGAGGAGCGGAACAAGAAGATCGCCGATCTTCTGGTCGGTCTCAAGCCCACCGCCGGAGTCAAGGACCGGGACGGCGAGGGCCTCCTGAAGAGGGGCGAGAAGATCGAGTACGAGCATCTCGAACGCCTGACCCGGCGCGAGATCCTGGCGCTGCCCCTGAGGCAGGAAGACCTGCTGAAGGAAGTGTCGGAGATCTACGAACACACGGACTCCTACATCGAGGTTATGCACCGGGTGAACGAGGAGAAGATCAAGCTCCTCCAGAAGGGCGACGAACTGCCTCCCGGCTTCATCAAGCTCGTCAAGGTGTTCGTGGCGATGAAGCGCAAGCTCCAGGTCGGCGACAAGATGGCGGGCCGGCACGGCAACAAGGGCGTCATCTCGCGCATCCTGCCGGAGGAGGACATGCCCTACCTGCCGGACGGCACGCCGGTCGAGATCGTGCTGAATCCGCTTGGTGTGCCAAGCCGGATGAACGTCGGCCAGATTCTGGAGACGCATCTCGGCTGGGCCGGCAAGTCCCTGGGCGTCAAGTTCGCGACTCCGGTGTTCGACGGAATCCAGGAGTCGCGGCTCAAGGAACTGCTGGACGAGGCGGAGCTGCCGTCTTCGGGCAAGACCACGCTCCACGACGGCGTCACCGGCGACGCCTTCGAGCAGAAGGTGACGGTGGGCTACATCTACATGCTGAAACTGTCCCACCTGGTGGACGACAAGATCCACGCGCGGTCGATCGGGCCCTACTCGCTGATCACCCAGCAACCCCTCGGCGGCAAGGCCCAGTTCGGCGGCCAGCGCTTCGGTGAAATGGAAGTGTGGGCGCTGCAGGCCTATGGCGCCGCCTACACCCTGCAGGAGCTGCTCACGGTCAAGAGCGACGATGTCGAGGGCCGGAGCCGCGCCTACGAGGCGCTGGTCAAGGGCGACGTACCGGAAGACCCGGGGCTGCCGGAGTCGTTCAACGTACTGGTGCGCGAGCTGCAGAGTCTGTGTCTTGACGTCGAGTTGATGAAGGTCTAG